From the Labilithrix sp. genome, the window CGCAGGCGCTCGCGAGCTCGGTGGAGCTCGCGCGAAGCCTCGACCGGAGCGGGTACACGCGGCTCTGGTACGCCGAGCACCACAACATGCCGGGCATCGCGACGACGACGCCCGAGATCCTCATCGCCCACGTCGCGCCGCAGACCGAGCGCATCCGCCTCGGCGCGGGCGGCGTGATGCTGCCGAACCACTCACCGCTGAAGGTCGCCGAGGCGTACAAGCTCCTCGCCGCGCTGCATCCGGGCCGCATCGACCTCGGGCTCGGGCGCGCGCCCGGCACGGACGGTCTCACCGCGATCGCGCTCCGTCGCTCGCGCGCCGCGCTCGGCGCCGACGACTTCGTCGAGCAGCTGGACGAGCTCACCGCCTGGGACGCGGGCGACTTCCCCGCCGACCACCCGTTCCGCGCGGTGCGCGCGATGCCGGACGACGTCGCGCTACCGCCGATCTACCTCCTCGGATCGAGCGACTACAGCGCGAAGCTCGCGGCCGAGCTCGGGCTGCCGTTCGCGTTCGCGGCGCACTTCAGCCCGGACGCGCCCGACGCCGCGATGAGCCTCTATCGCGATCGCTTCCGGCCGAGCACGACGCTCGCGAAGCCGCACGCGATCCTCGCGCTCGCGGTGTTCTGCGGAGACACGGAGGACACCGCGAAGCGGATGGCGTCGTCGATGCAGCTCACCTTCGCGCAGCTCCGCACCGGCAAGCCGGGGCGCATGCCGAGCCCGGACGAGGTCGAGGCCCACGCGTGGACGCCGGCCGAGCGGAGCGTCGTCGACTTCGTGAACCGCCTCCAGATCGTCGGCACACCCGAGCAGTGCCGCGCGCGCATCCTCGAGGTCGCGGAGCGAACGCGCGCGGACGAGGTCATGATCGCGACCCACGCCTACGACCCCGCGGCGCGCATCCGCTCCTACGAGCTCCTCGCCGGCGCCTTCGGGCTCCGCGAAGGGACCCAGCCATAATGCAATGCGTCGGCCAACGACGCGGCTATCACGGCTGAAATACCGCCTTGACATGATGCGTCACGACCATAGTCTTACTGCGTCATGGAGAAGCTCCCTCCACTTCGGACGCGCCTGCGGCCGATTGTGCCAGCGGACGTCGCGGAGCTGAAGCGTGGGCTCATCCGGCTGTCACCGGAGACGCGGATCAAGCGGTTCCACGCGCCGGTGAGCCAGCTCACCGACGCGCAGTGGGACTACCTCACGAACGTCGACGGCGTCGATCACGTCGCGTACGCCGCGTGCCTGGAGGAGGCGTTCGAGGACGCGCCGCCCGGCGCGATCGTCGGCGTCGGCCGCTTCATCCGCGATCCGAAGGATCCGCGCATCGCGGAGGTCGCGTTCGTCGTGCACGACAACGTGCAGCGCCGCGGGATCGGGCGCGCGCTCCGCGACGCGATCCGTGACGCCGCGATCGATCGCGGCGTCGAGTTCTTCCGCGCGCACGTGCTGCCCTCGAACCTCGGGATGCGGAGGCTGCTCGAGACCCCCTCGCTCATCCGCCTCGGCGAACGCGAAGGCGCGATCGACTTCCGAATCTCACGCGCCGCGTGAAGGCACCGCCGCTGCTCCGACGAGCCCGAGCTCCTCGTCCGTCGCGGCGGGGCCGTACTTGTCGCGCGGCGGCATCGGTCGCCGCGACCAGTGCGGCTCGAACGCGAACGACGAGACCTTGCGCCCCGGGGCGAGCCCGCCGTTTCCGACGTTGAGCGCGTAGTCGTAGTACAGCTTGATGATCTCCTCGCGCTCGACCTGCTGCGCGGCGGGGTGCTCGAGGCACGCGTCGACCCAGCGCCGAACGCGCGCGAACCTCGGCTCGTCCGGGAGCGCGAAGCCTTCGTAGTACTCGACGAACCAGAAGCGCATGAACATCGGCGTGAACACCGCCTCCGCCCAGCCGAAGTCGTCGCGGAGGAACGTGCGGTCCGGGGCGTGGCGGACGAGGAACGCGTCGAGGAGCGCGTACTGCGCGAGCAGCTTGTCGCGCAGCGCGTCGCGCTTCGAGCGGTCCTGGTTCATCACGAACCCGTAGCCCGCGCTCACGAACGGTCCCTCGAGCGCGGTCAGCATGTTCTCGACGCCGCGCTCGTACGGATCGCGCGCGGCGACGCGCGGCTCCGGGAAGCGGTCTTCGAGGTACTGCATGAGGACGAGGCTCTCGCGCAGGACGCCGCCCGTCTCCGTCTCGAGGATCGGGAGCGACGTGCTGCCCGGCGTCTTCGCGAGAAGCGCGGGGTCCCGCGGCTTCGTGATGTCGACGACCTCGAAGCGGACCTGATCGCGCAGCCCCTTCAGCGTGAGCAGCACCTCGAGCCGCTGGCAGAAGGGACACACCGGGATGTGGTAGACGCGGAGCTCGCTCATCGCTCGAGCCTACCCCGGCCAGCGCGCGAGGACGACGCGTCGATCGACGACGACGGCGCCGTGCGTCCGCTCGTACACCGTGAGCGACGCACCTTCGCGCACGACGACCGTCGACGTCCGCGTGCCGTAGCCCATCTCCGGCATGCGGATGAACGCGGGCGAGAGCGAGCGCTCCATCTCGACGCCGACGCCGGTCGACGGCAGCGACGGATCGGGCGCCGCGACGTCGTCCGCGAGCGCGGCGAAGAGCGCGATCGCGAGCTCGTCCGCCGCCCCCGCGCCGCGCAGCGCGGGCGCGATCCGCTCCGTCAGCGCGGTCACCTTGGGCCACGGCGTGTCGATCGACGCGTTGGAGAGGCCGTGGAGGCCGGGCCCTACCGTCGTCCGCGCCACGCCGTGGTTCGAGAGGTGCACGACCTCGGCGCCGCCGCGATCGAACGCGAGCACGTTGACCCCCGCGAAGCCGGCGCCGGTGACGTGGCGCTCGAGCGCGTCGAAGGTCGTGTCTGCGCGCAGCCAGCGCTCCACGATCTCGCCGCGCGACGGCGCGGCGGGGGCGACGACCTCGCTCGGATCGCGCACGTTCGTCACGAGCGCGATCCGCCCCGCCGCCGAGACGCCGAGCCACGTGCCGCCGCCTTGGAGGTCGCGGCCGCCGAGGATCGGCGCGTTCCCCTCCCCGACCTCGGGCGTCCACCAGTCGAGCGGCGCGGTGGGGCGCGCGTAGAATTCGTCGCGGTTCGCGGCGATGACGAGCGGGAAGCGCTCCGAGACGCCGAGCGCGAGGCCGACGAGGCACATGTCAGGCGCGGCCGGCGAGCGCCTGCTTGGCGCGCGTCGTGATCGGGTGGTGGACGCCGAGCCCGAGATCGTAGGCGGCGATCGCTTGCCCGATCGCCATCTTCCAGCTCTCCCAGTCCTCGGTGTCGGCGTAGACGTCCGCGATCTTCATCCAGACGTCGCCGCTCGCGCGCGGCGGCGCCTTCATCACGAGGACGGCCATGCCGGCGCGGTAGAACGACTCGGCGGCCTCGAGATCGCCCATCGCGTGCGAGAGCAAGCCGAGCGCGACCGCGAGGCGGCCGGCGTCCTCGCCCTTCTTGTCGGCCGCCTTCGCCTCTTCGAGCGACTGCGCGAGGAGCGCGTGGAGCTCGGGCGCGGGCTCGCCGAACATCACGGTCGTGCCGTCGCTCGCGGAGGCCCACGCCCAGATCGCGTCCTCGAGATCGACCGCCGTGTCCTCGCCGGTCCCGGGCGCGGCGCCGTGCGCGGTGAGGACGAGGGCCGGGTCTTCGCCGGCGACGACGCGGCTCGGGAAACCGCTCGTCACCGCGGCGTCGCTCGCGAGCACGGACACGTCCAGCACGCGGACGGCGGCGCCTTCGAGCGTTCCCTTCGCGAGGTAGACGAGCAGCTGGTCGCGCGGCGCTTGATCCATGGGATTTCCGGCGAAGGTTACTCCCTTTTCTGCTATCCGCGGGGCATGGGCGCACAGTGGAAGCAGAAGGGCCGCGAGGCCAGCGCGGCCGCGAAGGGCCGCGTCATGGGGAAGCTCGCGAAGGAGATCATGATCGCCGCGCGCGGCGGCCCCGATCCGACGATGAACCCGCGCCTGCGCATGGCGGTCGAGGCGGCGAAGAAAGCCTCGATGACGAAGGACACGCTCGAGCGCGCGATCAAGAAGGGCGCCGGTCTCCTCGACGAGCCGGTCAACTACGAGACCGTCGTGTACGAGGGCTTCGCTCCGCACCAGGTGCCGGTCATCGTCGAGTGCCTCACCGACAACCGGAACCGCACCGGCGCGAACGTCCGCGTCCTCTTCCGCAAGGGCCAGCTCGGCGCGGCGGGCTCGGTGTCGTGGGACTTCGCGCGCATCGGCGCGATCGAGGCGACGCCGCCGCCCGGCGGCGCCGACGCGGACGAGGCCGCGATCGAGGCGGGCGCGCAGGACCTCGAGCCGGCCGACGACGGCGCGACGCGCTTCTTCACCGAGACGGCGGACCTCGACGCGGTGAGCAAGGCGCTCACCGACCGCAAGTGGAACGTCACCTCCGCGAACCTCATCTGGAAGCCGAAGAACCCGGTCACGCTCGACGACGCGAAGCGCGCCGAGGTCGAGTCGTTCCTCGAGTCGATCGACGAAGACGACGACGTCCAGAACATCTACGTCGGCCTCGCCTGACGACGAGGCTCAACGGCCGGGGCCAAGGAGGAACGCGAGCGCCTTCGGGAGGCGGGTGCTCCACGAATCGCCGTGGTGCCTTCCGCTCGGATCGACCACCGTCATCAGCGTCGTGCCCTTCGCGTACCCCATCGTGAGGAGCGCCGCCTCGAGCCGCGCTTGCTTCTCGGCGGACGGCATGAGCTCCGCGAACTTGGCGTCGGGCGCGTCGGCGCGCTCGTCCTCGCCGGTGTCGGTGTAGATGCGGGCCGCCGTCTTCGGTCCGAGCTCGAGGCCGCGCGCGCGCGTGACGACGACCTCCTTGTCCCAGTAGGTGGCGATGGAGAGACCGGCGACGGCCCCGAACGTGTCACCTTCGAAGAGCCCCGCCCAGACGCTGATGAGACCACCGAGCGACGAGCCGAGCATGAACGTGTGCTCGCGATCGGCCAGCGTGCGAAGCCTCTCGTTCACGACCGGCCTGAGCTCGTCGACGATCATGCGGAGGTACTGCGGCCCCTGCCCGGTCCCCGTCGTCTCGGCGAAGGCGTCGTCGGGCGTGGGAGAGTACTCCTTCACCCGATCGGGGATCGGATCGCGCGGGTCGAGCACGATGTTGAGATCGATGCCGATGACGATCGCCTCTGGAATTCGACCGGCGGCGATCTCCGCGTTCATCGTCGTCTCGGTCTTGAAGCTGCCGAAGGACGCCTTCGCGAGCGAGTCCTCGAGCGGCGCCATGTTCCGCTCGAAGATGATCTGACCGTCGTGCATGTAGATGACCGGGTAGCGCTTCGCCGTGTTCTCTCGATAGCTGGGCGGCGTGTACATGCGAACGCCGTGGGTGTTCTTCAGGACGCGCGACGCGAAGGCATCGGCGAAGCCGGCGAGCGTCCCCGTCTCGTGGTCGAACCACGGGTAGACCTCGACCGACTGCCCCGGCTCCACGACGTAGGGCGGCCCCTTGGCCGGGCTCCCGTCGCGCGTCGGCCGGAACGCGACCGGCTCGCGAACGTCTTCGAGCGTCAGCTCCCAGACGTCGTCCTCCACCGCGGTCAGCGCTCCGAGATCGCCGCCACCGTCCGCCGCGAGCGCGATCGTCGCTCCGCCCGCGGGGTAATGGATGCGGATGCGCCCCGAGCTCGCGGGGAGCGGCTCCTCGGCGGGGGCTCGCGGCGCGTCGCCGGACGCGGCCCTCCCATCCTTCTCCGGTGACGAGCGATCGAGACGCGTGCGCTCACCGTCGGACACGACCCCGCAGCCCGCGAGGACCGCACAGAGCGTCAAGGAGCCGAGAAACCTGCACGAAGAGCTCGTCATGCCTCTCGTATGGGCAACGCCCGTGCCGTGCACGCTGGAGCGGTCCGCTCGAAGCGCGAGCGGCTTCGACGCTCGCGTCTGACAACGAATCCGTACACCGATCCGTCAGAGGCATTCGGGCTTCACGACCCGGATGCCGGTGGCGTCTTCGATGTAGGGCGGGTCGCAGCTTCGCTTCGCGGGCTTGAGCCGTGTCGCCGGAGCCCGCGCCGACGCCGGCGCCGGCGCCGACGGAGCCGGCGCGGAGGACGACGCGCGCTCCGGGAGGGACACGGCCGGCGACGCCGCCGGCGCGACGGCGGCGACCGACGAGCTCGGCGCCGCGATCGGCGTCGAGCGCGGCATGAGTCGCGCACCGGCGACGGCGAGCCCGACGAGGAGCGCGACGACGACCGCGAGACGAAGAGGCCACTTCGCACGAGGAGGCGACGCGACCGGGCTCGGCGCCGCGAGCTCGACCGGCGGGTCTCGAAGCGGCTTCGGCGTCTCGCGCGTCACCGCGGTCGCGGTCGCGGTCGCGAGGCGCTCGGCGCGCTCGGCGAGCTGACCCGCCGCGACCTCCTCGACCCACTCCGCGACCTCGCTCGCGAGCGCGACCGGCCCGTGCGTCTCCAGCGCGTTGGCCATCTCGCGCGCGGTCTGGAAACGTGCGGCCGGATCGCGCGCGAGGCCGCGCAGCACGAGCGCGTCGAGCCCTTCGTCGATCTCCGGAACGCGGCTGCGCGGCCCGAGGACGGGCGCCTCCAACACCTTCGCCATCATCGCGCCGCTGTTGCTCGCCGCGAAGAGACGCTCGCCCGTGAGGCACTCCCAGAGGACCACCGACGCCGCGTAGACGTCGGTCTGCGGCCCCACCTCCCCGTCGAGCAACTGCTCGGGCGCCATGTACGCGAGCTTTCCCTTGATCTGATCGCCGGTGGTGGCGTGGAGCCGGTTCGCCGCCTTCGCGATCCCGAAGTCGAGGATGCGGGCGAGGCCGTCGCTGCCGACGAGGATGTTCTGAGGCGAGACGTCCCGATGGACGATCTGGAGCGGAGCGCCGTCCTCGTTCGTCGCCGTGTGCGCGGCGTGAAGACCGTAGAGGACGTCGCTGGCGAGCCGGAGCGCGATCTTCGGCGGAACACGCGCCCCGCGCGGCAGGTACGTGCGCAAGAGGCTCGCGAGCGAAGCGCCGGCGACGTACTCCATGACGAGGAGCAGCTCGCCGTCCTCCGCGACCGCGTCGAGCGTCGCGATCACGTTCGGGTGATGGATCTGCGCGGCGAGCCGGGCCTCGTCGACGAACATCTCGACGAAGCTCGCCTCGCGCGAATACTGCGGATGAAGACGCTTGATCGCGACGACGCGCGCGAAACCGGCGTCGCCGACGATTCGCCCGAAGTGGACGGCGCCCATCCCGCCGGAGGCGAGCTCACCGAAGATCTCGTAGCGCCCGATGCGTCGCTCCGGCGCGCCCTGTCGTTGCGCGCGCATCGCGGCGGCGGGGGTTCGAATCAGCTCGCTCAAGGCAACCTCGCCTGGACGGCGAGGCCACCGGGCAGCGGCACGAGGACCGCTTGCGCGCGCGCGGCGGAGAAGGACGGCCAGAGGAAGGCGGCGAGTGCCATGGAGACGACGCCGGCGCCGGCGAGGACGCCGGACGTCCACCAGAGCGTCTTGATCGTCGTGACGTCCGAAGCGGCGCACGACGGCGCGCAGGTGTCGCGCAGGTCCGCGCGCTGCAGATGCCCCATCGTCGTGAGCACGCCCGCGGTCGCGAGGAGCCCGATCCCCGCCGCGCCGAGCGCGAGCGAAGGCGTCCGACTGGGCCGCTCCACCGGCGGCCGCGCCGGCGGCGGCGCGGGCAGATCGATCAACGCGGCGACGAGACGATCATGCTCCGCCGGCTTCAGCGTCAGCCGCACCTCCTCCGAGGTGGAGTCGCCTCGCTCGAAACGAAAGACGTGATCGCCCGGCTCGAGCGTCATCGCCTCGGCGGGGACGACCGCCGCGATCTTCGTTCCATCCATCACGACGCTCGCGTCGATGACGGGACGACCTCGTCGATCGCGCAAGCTGAAACGCACCGTCGGCATGAGCGCGTCGATCTCGTGGAGCCAGGCCTTGCAGTCCTTCGTCAGCGCGGCCGGGCACGTCTCGAGACAGGTCTCGAGGTCGGCGCG encodes:
- a CDS encoding serine/threonine protein kinase, which encodes MRAQRQGAPERRIGRYEIFGELASGGMGAVHFGRIVGDAGFARVVAIKRLHPQYSREASFVEMFVDEARLAAQIHHPNVIATLDAVAEDGELLLVMEYVAGASLASLLRTYLPRGARVPPKIALRLASDVLYGLHAAHTATNEDGAPLQIVHRDVSPQNILVGSDGLARILDFGIAKAANRLHATTGDQIKGKLAYMAPEQLLDGEVGPQTDVYAASVVLWECLTGERLFAASNSGAMMAKVLEAPVLGPRSRVPEIDEGLDALVLRGLARDPAARFQTAREMANALETHGPVALASEVAEWVEEVAAGQLAERAERLATATATAVTRETPKPLRDPPVELAAPSPVASPPRAKWPLRLAVVVALLVGLAVAGARLMPRSTPIAAPSSSVAAVAPAASPAVSLPERASSSAPAPSAPAPASARAPATRLKPAKRSCDPPYIEDATGIRVVKPECL
- a CDS encoding LLM class flavin-dependent oxidoreductase; the protein is MRSAISLSALDLVPLCTGGTSAQALASSVELARSLDRSGYTRLWYAEHHNMPGIATTTPEILIAHVAPQTERIRLGAGGVMLPNHSPLKVAEAYKLLAALHPGRIDLGLGRAPGTDGLTAIALRRSRAALGADDFVEQLDELTAWDAGDFPADHPFRAVRAMPDDVALPPIYLLGSSDYSAKLAAELGLPFAFAAHFSPDAPDAAMSLYRDRFRPSTTLAKPHAILALAVFCGDTEDTAKRMASSMQLTFAQLRTGKPGRMPSPDEVEAHAWTPAERSVVDFVNRLQIVGTPEQCRARILEVAERTRADEVMIATHAYDPAARIRSYELLAGAFGLREGTQP
- a CDS encoding glutathione S-transferase family protein, which encodes MSELRVYHIPVCPFCQRLEVLLTLKGLRDQVRFEVVDITKPRDPALLAKTPGSTSLPILETETGGVLRESLVLMQYLEDRFPEPRVAARDPYERGVENMLTALEGPFVSAGYGFVMNQDRSKRDALRDKLLAQYALLDAFLVRHAPDRTFLRDDFGWAEAVFTPMFMRFWFVEYYEGFALPDEPRFARVRRWVDACLEHPAAQQVEREEIIKLYYDYALNVGNGGLAPGRKVSSFAFEPHWSRRPMPPRDKYGPAATDEELGLVGAAAVPSRGA
- a CDS encoding alpha/beta hydrolase; protein product: MTLCAVLAGCGVVSDGERTRLDRSSPEKDGRAASGDAPRAPAEEPLPASSGRIRIHYPAGGATIALAADGGGDLGALTAVEDDVWELTLEDVREPVAFRPTRDGSPAKGPPYVVEPGQSVEVYPWFDHETGTLAGFADAFASRVLKNTHGVRMYTPPSYRENTAKRYPVIYMHDGQIIFERNMAPLEDSLAKASFGSFKTETTMNAEIAAGRIPEAIVIGIDLNIVLDPRDPIPDRVKEYSPTPDDAFAETTGTGQGPQYLRMIVDELRPVVNERLRTLADREHTFMLGSSLGGLISVWAGLFEGDTFGAVAGLSIATYWDKEVVVTRARGLELGPKTAARIYTDTGEDERADAPDAKFAELMPSAEKQARLEAALLTMGYAKGTTLMTVVDPSGRHHGDSWSTRLPKALAFLLGPGR
- a CDS encoding GNAT family N-acetyltransferase, producing MEKLPPLRTRLRPIVPADVAELKRGLIRLSPETRIKRFHAPVSQLTDAQWDYLTNVDGVDHVAYAACLEEAFEDAPPGAIVGVGRFIRDPKDPRIAEVAFVVHDNVQRRGIGRALRDAIRDAAIDRGVEFFRAHVLPSNLGMRRLLETPSLIRLGEREGAIDFRISRAA
- a CDS encoding YebC/PmpR family DNA-binding transcriptional regulator; this translates as MGAQWKQKGREASAAAKGRVMGKLAKEIMIAARGGPDPTMNPRLRMAVEAAKKASMTKDTLERAIKKGAGLLDEPVNYETVVYEGFAPHQVPVIVECLTDNRNRTGANVRVLFRKGQLGAAGSVSWDFARIGAIEATPPPGGADADEAAIEAGAQDLEPADDGATRFFTETADLDAVSKALTDRKWNVTSANLIWKPKNPVTLDDAKRAEVESFLESIDEDDDVQNIYVGLA
- a CDS encoding NRDE family protein is translated as MCLVGLALGVSERFPLVIAANRDEFYARPTAPLDWWTPEVGEGNAPILGGRDLQGGGTWLGVSAAGRIALVTNVRDPSEVVAPAAPSRGEIVERWLRADTTFDALERHVTGAGFAGVNVLAFDRGGAEVVHLSNHGVARTTVGPGLHGLSNASIDTPWPKVTALTERIAPALRGAGAADELAIALFAALADDVAAPDPSLPSTGVGVEMERSLSPAFIRMPEMGYGTRTSTVVVREGASLTVYERTHGAVVVDRRVVLARWPG